One genomic segment of Prosthecobacter sp. SYSU 5D2 includes these proteins:
- the tsaD gene encoding tRNA (adenosine(37)-N6)-threonylcarbamoyltransferase complex transferase subunit TsaD, which yields MHILAIESSCDETAAAICTPDGSLLASRIASQADIHRLYGGVVPEVASRNHILHVRPLVETVLAEARLTLPDISAFAATSGPGLVSSLLIGTSMAKALAVAEKKPFLAVNHMEGHLLSPFMGGQGPVRPCVALIVSGGHTMLVQVRSVGDYTLLGRTRDDAAGEAFDKVAKMIGLPYPGGPEIDKQARQGNPHAYTFPRSFMDGQSLEFSFSGLKTAVLYELPKLDLENPAVLADVCASVQEAIISVLVEKLVLAARLTGETLVTVSGGVSCNRGLREKLTARCEKENLTLLLARPDLCTDNAGMIAYAAAQRFQLGHTSALEADVDPNLPLV from the coding sequence ATGCACATCCTCGCCATCGAGTCCTCCTGTGATGAGACCGCAGCGGCCATCTGCACGCCTGACGGCAGCCTGCTCGCCTCCCGCATCGCTTCCCAGGCGGACATCCACCGGCTCTACGGCGGTGTGGTACCGGAGGTCGCCTCCCGCAACCACATCCTCCACGTCCGTCCCCTGGTCGAAACCGTCCTGGCTGAAGCCCGGCTCACCCTGCCAGACATCTCCGCCTTCGCCGCTACCAGCGGCCCAGGCCTCGTCAGCTCGCTATTGATCGGCACCAGCATGGCCAAAGCGCTGGCCGTTGCCGAAAAAAAGCCCTTCCTCGCCGTCAACCACATGGAAGGCCACCTGCTGTCCCCTTTCATGGGCGGCCAGGGTCCCGTGCGCCCCTGCGTGGCCCTCATCGTCAGCGGCGGCCACACCATGCTCGTCCAGGTGCGCAGTGTGGGCGATTATACTTTGTTAGGCCGCACCCGCGACGATGCCGCTGGCGAGGCCTTTGACAAAGTCGCCAAAATGATCGGCCTGCCCTACCCCGGCGGCCCGGAAATTGACAAACAGGCCCGCCAGGGAAATCCGCACGCTTACACCTTCCCTCGCAGTTTCATGGATGGCCAAAGCCTGGAATTCAGTTTCAGCGGCCTCAAGACCGCCGTGCTTTACGAGCTGCCCAAACTTGACCTCGAAAACCCCGCCGTCCTCGCCGATGTCTGCGCCAGCGTGCAGGAGGCCATCATCAGCGTTCTGGTGGAAAAGCTCGTCCTCGCCGCCCGCCTGACGGGCGAGACCCTTGTCACCGTCAGCGGCGGCGTCAGTTGCAACCGCGGCTTGCGGGAAAAGCTCACCGCCCGCTGCGAAAAAGAAAACCTCACTCTACTCCTCGCCCGGCCAGACCTCTGTACCGACAACGCCGGCATGATCGCCTACGCCGCCGCCCAACGTTTCCAGTTAGGCCATACTTCCGCACTTGAGGCCGACGTGGACCCAAATTTGCCTCTGGTTTAG